One segment of Panicum virgatum strain AP13 chromosome 3K, P.virgatum_v5, whole genome shotgun sequence DNA contains the following:
- the LOC120701444 gene encoding transcription repressor OFP1-like: MSNHHRFKLSHLMPNSWFYKLRDMKRPRPRSTSQRNIEITRTSKRSSHYYHGTTTPKPLPLSPQRSYHYMNTKHMSLEKLRPSALHLNPKASDIPFPIDHHRHHQHHHHHSPASTASAIVIDKANHEFQELQLRPIRTRPAPTHGSTSGTCPSSPRLRSRRVHALTDGRVSTTRASGHRRSAARRSFAVVKASMDPPSDFRESMMEMIIENNMHTPEDMQELLECYLSLNSREYHGVIMEVFGGIWLEIAKDIVEDEVM; the protein is encoded by the coding sequence atGAGCAACCATCATAGGTTCAAACTATCCCATCTCATGCCAAACTCATGGTTCTACAAGCTGAGGGACATGAAGAGACCAAGGCCACGGTCAACAAGCCAAAGAAACATCGAAATAACAAGGACCTCCAAGAGATCAAGCCACTACTACCATGGAACCACAACTCCAAAGCCTCTTCCATTATCGCCACAAAGATCCTACCACTACATGAACACAAAGCACATGTCACTTGAGAAGCTACGCCCCTCCGCTCTCCATCTTAATCCAAAGGCATCAGACATCCCATTCCCTATAGACCATCACCGCCATCAccaacatcatcatcatcactcgcCAGCATCGACGGCAAGTGCCATCGTCATTGATAAAGCCAACCACGAGTTTCAAGAATTGCAGCTACGTCCAATTCGCACCAGGCCAGCGCCTACCCACGGATCAACAAGTGGTACGTGCCCGAGTTCACCGAGGCTGAGGAGTAGAAGGGTACATGCTCTCACTGATGGTAGGGTCAGCACTACTAGAGCTAGCGGTCACCGGAGAAGTGCCGCGAGGAGGAGCTTTGCCGTCGTGAAGGCATCGATGGACCCGCCCAGCGACTTCAGAGAGAGCATGATGGAGATGATCATTGAGAACAACATGCACACGCCGGAGGATATGCAGGAACTTCTTGAGTGCTACTTGTCGCTGAACTCCAGGGAGTACCATGGAGTTATCATGGAGGTGTTCGGGGGAATTTGGCTAGAGATTGCTAAAGACATTGTTGAGGATGAGGTTATGTGA